The sequence GACCCCGCCGCACGCCCGAGCGCCGGCGCCACCGCGGCGCCATCAGATCGAGATGAGGAGGAGCCCGTGCACTCGCCGCCCCGCGCAGACCACGCCGCCGCCGTCAAGCAGGGGAGCCCCACCCAGATCCGCCGGCGGCCCGACCTGCCACCGAGCCGAGTGCCGCCGCGAGGGccggccgtcccgcgccgcccaggaGCCTCGCGATGGGGGAGGGAGCCCCGCTGCCGCCGACGcacgcgcgggctttgcccggcggcgtcccctggcggcggcgagggagaaggaaggcgagaaaggggagcggcggcggcaatCTAGGGTTCCGCCCGGGCCGCTTGCGGGAGCGGCACGGAGGCAGGCGGTGGTGGGAGTCGTCACCTGTTGTCAGCCGAAAACCTATGTCGGTGTGTGATACTAGTAAATATGATCGGTTTAAGCACTTGTTAATTGTATCGATTCCGTTTCGGATAATCCACATATAATTGGGAAAAATGTTGATTTTGAAAGTTGTGTGGGTGTTGTATTTCTGGTCGGAAGGAGTATGGCACTCTACATTTTTTCGTCTCCAAATACTAGTATGAAGTGGTCGAACATGCAAAGCACAGGTGGTTAGAACCGCAATAAGGAGCATGATTCAGGCGATCATTTTCAGGAGCAGGAGTCCAGGATAAGTGAAGCGCATCGAGCACCTGAAGCTACTGGTTTACAAAGATTATTGTCATGAAATGCAAACAGGGATCAATGTGGTCAATATGACGAAGAATAATGAAAGACCGTCTATACCCACAGATACAGATGGAATGCATTGCTCTTTGCCTCTGCAGCGCCAGCACTTTTAGAGCACATCCCTTTAAACGGAAAATATTATAATTGCAGAATGGGGACGTAGCTCATATGGTAGAGCGCTCGCTTCGCATGCGAGAGGCACGGGGTTCGATTCCCCGCGTCTCCAGTGCcacattatttttgaattttttctatAATCACAGCCTTTGTttttgaggaagagaagaagaaatcACATTTGTTTTGCCGAGAAGAAGAAATCACATTTGTTTTGTCGATCTTAGCAGCGGGCCTGCTGATTAAGCTACCCGTCGCGAGGTTGTAGGCCCAGATTTTCGTTGCAATGCCAGCCCAGCATTTCGTTACCGTGCAGCCCCCGTGGAGAACGGACCACGCTTCTCTTTAACCCGTTTTTTTTTCACGCCTCTCTctcgtttttttttttgcggggcctCTGTCTTGTTCTAGCTACTCGGCTCGATATTCTAAAAAAAAAGTACTTCACTCCACATAGCGCCAACGCTCACAAGTAATGGTAGAGCGCGCTACTTGTCCACAAAAATGTATGCATAAGAACGGATGTACGGGAACGGATTGTTGACGATCCCGTTAAGATTCACATAATATATTATGGAGCGATAATCCAAGACCTACGGGTCTTTACGTGACTGTTACGTGACACAGAGTCACGGCCGGGCGGCACACATTGTACGTGCCGTTCTTATTTTCACTACTACACCTTATACGTGTATCATCAACAGCACGCGCTAATGGCCCGCCACCTAGTTCTCGGCGACGACGATATCCGGCTgtgcggcggcgtcggcgtcgaccATTGCGGGCTGGCAGAAGACGACCTTGAGCTCGCCGGGCGCGTAGCAGTGCTGCTCCACGGGCTCCCTGTCGACCGGCGTCGTCCGCGTCAGCGGGCACCGCTGCTTGAAGTACCCGGGTGGCCCATTGCACGCGACCACGCAGCCGCCCGCGCCCACCACGCGCTGCGCCGGCGGGCACCCGGCGTTCAGGTCCGCCGTGCACCCCAGGGCCGGGCACGGCCCGTCGCCGCTGATGGCCTGCGGGCTCACCGCCACCGGCACGTTGAACCCGTCCACCAGGCTCACGCTGTACACCGCCAGGTCCTGCCGCGGCGCGCCCTCGGCCGAGTGCACGGTCAGCTGCACCACGCCCGCGGGCCGCTCGCTCCCCGTCTCGCACCGCGGCGGGGGCGCGCAGCCGGTGCGCGCCACCAGCTTCCCGGACCAGAAGGTCGGCGGGAAGGGGAAGGAGACGAGCCCGTGGCCGTTGCCCTCGAGGCGGATGTCGTTGCCGCAAATGGAGGGGAAGCCCCTGTTCGGGGTCACCAGCGGCCACACGGGGTACGGGCACAGGTTGTGCAGGGTCAGCGTGGTGCCCGTCGCCGGTGCCGCCAGGAaggcggcggccaggagggtgcCGATCACGAGGCGCTCGCCCATGCCAGCCATAGTCTCTGCGCTGCTTGTTTCTTGGCTTTTGCACTGCAGGGCGCTGCTTTGACGTTCAACGGACGTGCAGGCTAGCTTGTTTATATAGGCGACGTCGTCTCCATCTCGTCGTGAGTGCTGAAGTTGGTCAGAGTTACTTAGCTTTGATGCCTACCGTTCTGTTCCCAAACCCAAACGAGAAAGCAAAGTGAGTCCACCCACCGCTAATTTCAAAACAGAGGCACAGCACCGCGTCTTTTCATATTGCTCCCGGTTTGCTACCACTAAGCACCTGATCGAACGAACAAGCACAGGGTTGAATGCCAAACTCACGGGAAAAGAATCCATCGGTTCAGTTCACCAATCATCACCAAGCCTTTCACTTTATCACCCAGTTGTTTTTGCAGTGAATTTCTGAAATGCAGTGAATTTCTGAAACAAAATTCATAATACTAGTACAGTTCATTCCACTAATCTATCTGAGAGGAGTTGTGCGGTTGATTTGGTTGGCATCGGGACTCACTGAGTGGACTTACTTCATTCCGTCCATGAGTTCATAACTGCTGAGAGGCTTCAGTTGCGTACATGCGATGCAGTGTTCCTATTTGCAGTAGCATGAACCGGTGTGAGCTGTCGTATGTGTGCTAGAATCACGGAGCTGTTACGCTGCAAGGAAAGAAGAGCCTGAATCACGGTGAGTGGCTTCTATTCTGGAGAATGCGTGCTTCCTTGCCGAGAAGATTCATTATCTTCTTCTTCCTGGCGGTTACATTAGCTTCTTTCGGAAGTGGCGTACTGGCGTTCATCACTAACCAAAAATGCAATGGCGTACGTGTCTGGTGCATCTCTGGGCATGTCAAGTGGACTACCATATTCTGTACTTCCCCCCTTGGTTCTTTGCTCAAGGGTAGAAATTTCAGGAACATTCAGTGAATCGATATTAAGTGGGTATAAGACAGTTCCATGCCTTATGACGAATATTAATGCATCCTAGCAGCATGCATGATGCTTCAAAGTTGAATTCATCTTAAAGTTGGATATAAAATTCCCTTTGAACATGGCTGAACGACACTGAACTTGTACACATAATTAATTTGTCTTGTTCAAATACAGCTCAAAGCTAAGAGAACAATTCATTGGTCTATATCTATCTCTACTGCTTAAAAAGAATGTCAAGTTTCATCTTTGACTTTTTTTTCTTACCACCCATTCGTCCAACCTTCCATCTACGACAATCaatcactttaatttacttaccttaTGAACCAATTTCACTTTTATCCAATTTTACTTATTGAATTTCTCATCAAACTATAAGGTAAATCACGGGCAGGATTTGGCAAAAAATATATTTACATAATCACATTAATATGGACTGTTAAATCACAAGCTAACATAATAGAATATTTTTATCCCGTTGCAATGCCAGTATATTTATGTCCTCTTGCACGTACAAACATTGTGACGAAAAACACTGAAAGCAATTACAACAAGGGAAGCAACCCATCTATTCTGGAGATTACAACGAAAGGAGAGCCTGAATCACGGTGAGTGGCCTCTATTTTGGAGATTGCGTGCTTCCTTGTTGAGCAGATTCATTATCTTCTTCTAGGCGGTTACATTAGCTTCTTTCGGAAGTGGCGTACTAGCGTTCTCACTAACCAAAAATGAAATGGAGTACTTGTTGCATATCTGAGTATGTCAAGTGGACAATGGATTAGTCAGAACCACCATATTATTTCATAATATCATGTCGATCATGTTCGTTGCTTTCGGTCTTGGTTCTTTGCTCAAGGGTAGAAATTTTAGCAACATACAATTAATCGATATTGAGTTGATATAAGACAGTTCCATGCCTTACGGCGATTATTAGTGCATCCCAACAGAATGCATGATGCTTCATAGTTGAATTCATCTTAAAGTTGGAAACAAAATTCCCCTTTGAACATGGCTGAAGGACACGGATATTACACATAATTAATTTGTCTAGTTCAAATACAGTAATAAGAAGCTAAGAAAACAAGTCATTATCTATATATGTGACAACAAGAAAAACACCGAAAGCAATTGCGAAGAAGGAAGCAACCCGTCCATAATAGTATATCAATAAATGGCAACCAATTCCACAAAAGATAATAGTTTGGATGCCCAAACAGATCGCCGCGAACTATATAATGCATAGTACCGATTCTAAGAGCAACTCTTGCATCCGGTCAAAAAAAAGAGAAATTATCGCAGAGTTGCCATATTATTTGTAGTCACAATAATATATATGTGATCCATATGCATTTGGAGACTAGCCGGACGACGCATAAACTCAGAGTCGCCATCATTTTTTTTTCACGTTCAAACACTTCGATTGCCTTTAATTTTAAATATTTAACACATCAAGAAAACATGCACATAAGTTTTAGAAAGTTGCATAAATGAAAGCGTTAACCGGCGATATGTACAAATCACATGTTGTCAGCATGTGCACCATCCACTTTTCCGACGTGTGCGTTGTCGCCTCATCCAAGGTCCCTGCACCATATGATCGACATTCACATTTTCTTCCAAAATTCTCACGCCTATGGATCCGTAGAGTTCGCATCCAGCATGATGAAACGATTCCCCTGGCTAGTCGTTTAATTGTCGCCCGATGCACCTGAATTTCGAGCCGTGCCTCCATCTCTTCCTGACGCTGCATGCTCTCTTGCATAACATCT comes from Triticum aestivum cultivar Chinese Spring chromosome 5B, IWGSC CS RefSeq v2.1, whole genome shotgun sequence and encodes:
- the LOC123115800 gene encoding osmotin-like protein is translated as MAGMGERLVIGTLLAAAFLAAPATGTTLTLHNLCPYPVWPLVTPNRGFPSICGNDIRLEGNGHGLVSFPFPPTFWSGKLVARTGCAPPPRCETGSERPAGVVQLTVHSAEGAPRQDLAVYSVSLVDGFNVPVAVSPQAISGDGPCPALGCTADLNAGCPPAQRVVGAGGCVVACNGPPGYFKQRCPLTRTTPVDREPVEQHCYAPGELKVVFCQPAMVDADAAAQPDIVVAEN